CTGACCAAAACGGTCATTTCCCCTGCATATTCAGTAAGATCAACCGGATCGAGCGCACCCAGTTGGTCGCCAGTCGCCGCGCTTAGGCCCGAAGCCGCCAAGAGCGATTGGATCGCGTCAGAGTCAGCTTTAAGGCTCACGTCATTTGGCAATTGCCGCGTGCCAGTATCGCGCGCCATCAGCATGCCGACCACATTGCCACCTATGTCAAAGACCGGCCCACCCGCATCACCCGGTTGCGGCGCCAGAGCCAGACGGGTCAGCTCTGTTTCCCCGCCCAGACCGCGAAGATCCTGGACGGTGCCATAGGTAAGGGTCGGCGCGCCCAGAAGGCCTTCAAAGGAATAGCCCGCAACCGCAACCTCAGACGTGCGCGGCAGGGAAGAGGCGCGGAAGGTTGCAACGGAAATCGGCGCGATACGCTCTTTCGGGCGCAGAACCGCAACACCGAGGCTGTCTTCTTGACCAACGACTTCGGCCTCATAGTCTTCATTCACCGTGATGCGCTGACAGGTGCCAATGGCCTCAGTCGTCGTAACAACCGTTCCCGCGCCATCGGTGAAAAAGCCGGTGCGAGAGAATTTCGGACGGCGTACTTCCAGACCAGACAGCAGGTCGATGTCATCCAGCAATTCAAGCCCCGCATCCGGTGCCAAAGTCCCTCCGATGCGTGTGAACGACGTCCGCATTTCGCCAAGAATCCGGCGGCGGCGCTCTTCGTCTCCGGTTGGCCAGACAAGGGTGAAGCCTTTGATTTGACCATCCCGCAGGCCGACTTCGGTGAAGGAAACGATCTCGTCATCCGCGCCTTCCAGAGTGAAACCGTTCTTGGTCAGACGACGATCACCGTCCAGCGGCACAATCTTGAGCGTTTGCATGATCTCATAGAGGCCTGCCAGCGTAGTGCGGTTACCGTCCTGAGAAATCAGGATCACCTGCGCGTCAATGTCGCCGCGTGGTTTGAAGGTGACGAAGGGGTAGATCGGGTCGGTCTTCGTGACAACACCGGTCGGGATCTGGATCTCGATGCCAGAGTCAAACTCAGTCACCAAACGCATGTCCATACCGTCCAAGATCGCATTATAGGCCCGCAGGATCTCGGCACGCTGTAAGGTCGACATAACGCCAGTTGGCTCATATCCGTTGTCTTCCTGCCACGCAGCCATCGCGTTGCGGGTTCCGCGTCCATAGGCTCCGTCGATTGCGGAATTATAGAAGCCAGCCCATTGCAACAGACGCTGAAGGTCTTTCTTTTGCTCGCGATTGAGCTGATCTTCAGATGCCCGCGCTTCGCGCACCGTTTCGCCGGGATCTCTGAACTCTGGTTCTACTGGGACAACTGGAACTGGCGTTGCCACCACTTCCGTGGTCGCGGTTTCTTCAACCGCTGTCTCTTCTTCGGTCGCGGCGACCGCCGGTGCTGCCCCGAGCGTGGTATTCAGAGGCCAGAATTGTTCGTCAAACGCCGAAGAGAAGGTGATGTAGGAATCGCGCGGGATCAGATTGCGCCGGCGCAAGTCTCGCAGCCGACGATCCGCTGTCACGCGATCAAACGGGCCAATGGCAATGGCGTACCACCCGCCACCTAGGGCAAAACCATTCACGTCCTCAAGATCCTGCGCATAGCGTTGCGCTTCGACGGTGGCCTCGGTAAGGCTCGGGCGGGCTTTGATCTGAACCCAAACACCGCTTGATTGCGCAGATGCAAATTGCGCGCCAAGCAGCAGGGCAAAGACAAAAGAAAGAAACTTAAAACGCATCGATAACATGGCCCTTTGGCTACGGAAATTTCCTGTCCCGCGCAGTTTTACCAATTCTCAAGGGGCATGCACTCGAAAATTGAGCTTTCGTGCAATTGACCCGCCCGTGTGTTGCGCATAGGAACTAAACGCGTTTGATATGGGCAAGGCAGAGCAATGACAGACGGTAAACCCAAGTCTTTCCAAGAGATCATTTTGCGGCTTCAGAGCTACTGGGCGGCAAAGGGATGTGCGATTATGCAGCCTTACGACATGGAAGTGGGCGCGGGCACGTTTCACCCGGCGACCACCCTGCGTTCTTTGGGTAGCAAACCTTGGGCCGCGGCCTATGTTCAGCCGTCTCGCCGTCCGACCGATGGGCGCTATGGTGAGAACCCCAACCGCTTGCAGCACTACTATCAGTATCAGGTCTTGATCAAACCCAGCCCGCCGAACCTGCAAGAGCTGTATCTTGGGTCGCTCGAGGCGATCGGCATCGATATGGAGCTTCACGACATCCGCTTTGTTGAGGATGACTGGGAAAGCCCTACGCTCGGTGCTTGGGGTCTGGGCTGGGAAGTCTGGTGTGACGGGATGGAAGTCAGCCAGTTCACTTATTTCCAGCAAGTTGGCGGTCATGATTGCCATCCGGTTTCTGGCGAGCTGACCTACGGGCTCGAGCGTCTGGCGATGTATGTGCTGGGCGTGGACCACGTGATGGACATGCCGTTTAATGACCCGTCAGCGCCGATTGCTTTGACATACGGTGATGTCTTCAAGCAAACCGAAGAAGAATACGCACGTTGGAATTTCGACGTTGCGAATACAGAGGTTTTGCTGCGTCACTTTGAGGAAGCTGAAGCGGAATGCGAAGCGATCCTGAGCCAAGAGCACGACGATCCCAAAACCGGTAAACGCATCATCATGGCGCATCCGGCCTATGATCAATGCATCAAGGCGAGCCATATCTTCAACCTGCTCGATGCACGCGGTGTGATTTCTGTCACGGAACGTCAGGCTTACATTGGCCGTGTGCGGGCGCTGGCCAAGAAATGCGCCGATGCCTTTGTCTTGACCGAAGCAGGTGGCGGAGCGGCCGCGTGAACGGAAAAATCGTCGGAGCATTCATTCTAATGACGGCATTGGCAGCGGGCATCGCGCTTTATGTGTTTCAGGTCTATGCCTTTTATGAACCCGTAGAGGCCTCGGGCGACGCGGACGTTCAGATGACCCTGCTGGCCAGCAATCAGCCCGAAGCGATCCTCTATGAGAACTTTGAAGCGATTGATGCCGACAGCTCTCCGATCCGCTATCGCGCCTGTTTCACGACGACCATGAGCCAGCCTCTGCTGACCGAGACATATAAGCCCTACGACAAAGCCGTGCCAAATGTGGCGCCGGGCTGGTTTGACTGTTTCAACGCGGATGAAATCGGCGCGGCGCTGTCCAGCGGCGAGGCATTGGCCTTTCTGGGCACCGAAAACATTCACTATGGCATCGACCGCGTGATCGCTGTGATGCCCGACGGCCGGGGCTTTGCCTGGCACCAGATCAACCCTTGCGGAGAGACCGTTTTTGACGGCGATCCCGCTCCGGCGGGATGTCCGCCGCAACCCGAAGGCTGAGTGATATGCCCGATCTTTTGATTGAACTTTTCTCCGAGGAAATCCCCGCGCGTATGCAGGCGCGGGCGGCCGAGGATCTGAAAAAGCGCGTGACCGATGGGTTGGTGGCCGCGGGTCTGACCTATGCGCATGCCTCAAGCTTTTCGACCCCGCGGCGTCTGACCCTCGCGCTTGAGGGGATGTTGGCTGAAAGCCCAACGGTGCGCGAAGAGCGCAAAGGTCCCAAAGTGGGCGCGCCGGAGAAGGCCATCGAAGGTTTCCTGCGCGGCGCTGGCCTCACCATGGATCAGCTTGAAGAACGCGACACGCCGAAGGGCGCGGTTTACTTTGCGACCATCGAGAAAACCGGGCGACCGGCTGCCGAGATCGTGGCTGAGGTTCTGGAAGACACGATCCGCAATTTCCCATGGCCCAAGGCGATGCGTTGGGGGGCAGGGGCTTTGCGTTGGGTACGGCCTTTGCATTCGATCCTGTGCTTGATCACGGATGAAGCGGGTGCGACCGTCGTGCCGATGGATGTGGACGGGATTGCGGCCGGTGATACCACCGAAGGCCACCGCTTCATGGGCACTGGCCGTTTTGCGGTGACCTCCTTTGAGGATTATGAGGCGCGACTGAAGCGCAATCACGTGATCCTGAACGCCACCGAGCGCGCCGAAGCGATCTGGGCTGATGCGCAGAATTTGGCCTTCGCGCAGGGCCTAGAAGTGGTTGAGGACAAAGGCCTTTTAGCCGAGGTCGCTGGGCTTGTGGAATGGCCGGTGACCCTGATGGGCGACATCGCCGAGGATTTCTTGGGTCTGCCGCCTGAGGTGCTACAGACCTCAATGAAAGAACACCAGAAGTTCTTCTCCGTGAAGAACCCCAAAACGGGCCGGATCGAGAAATTCATCACCGTCGCCAACCGCGAGACCGCCGACCAGGGCGCGACCATTCTGGCGGGCAACCAGAAGGTTTTGTTCGCGCGCTTGTCTGACGCCAAGTTCTTCTGGGAGAACGACGTGCGCATCGCCAAGACTGGCGCGAGCGAGTGGCTGGAGAAGCTCACCCATGTGACCTTCCACAACAAACTCGGCAGCCAGGGTGAGCGGATCGACCGCATCGCAGCACTTGCCCGCGAAATCGCGCCGATTGTGGGGGCGGATGCGGATCTGGCCGAAAAGGCCGCGCGCTGGGCCAAGGCGGATCTCAGCTCTGAGATGGTCTATGAGTTCCCAGAGCTGCAGGGTCTGATGGGCCAGTATTATGCAGAATACGCCGGCCATGAGGCCGAAGTCGCGGCAGCAGCGACCGAGCATTACTCGCCGCTGGGGCCATCGGATGATGTGCCGACCGCGCCGGTGTCTGTGGCCGTGGCGCTGGCGGATAAACTGGACGTACTGACAGGCTTCTGGGCGATTGATGAAAAGCCGACGGGGTCGAAAGATCCGTTTGCGCTGCGCCGAGCGGCGTTGGGTGTCATTCGGTTGGTGCTTGAAAATGGTGTTCAAACCAAATTGGATCGCTTTTTTGATACCCAGCTTATTCGCCACAAAGTAAAGTTGAACGAAGATACTTTGGACAGTGGCGAAACGGCCATGCTCAAAGATCTGCTGACCGAAATCGCACGACATGGCGTGTTTGGTGCAGCTCTTGAGACGGTCAAACAGAAGTCGGCTGAAAGCCGAGCACCAGAGGTCGTTGCGCCTGTTCCCGATATTTCCGATGACCTTTTGGGCTTCTTCCACGACCGCCTCAAAGTTTTCCTGCGCGACCAAGGCATTCGCCATGACGTCATCGACGCCTGCATTGCGATGGAGGGCAATGACGACATCGCTCTGCTCGTGAACCGTGCACAGGCGTTGCAGGCCTTCCTTGGCACGGATGACGGTGAAAACCTGCTGCAGGGCTTCAAACGCGCCAACAACATCCTGACCCAAGCCGAGGAAAAGGATGGCGTCGAATATTCCTTCGGGGCCGAGGTGAAATTCGCCGAAGACGCCGCCGAGAAAGATCTGTTTGCTGCGCTCGATAAGTTCGAGGCTCCGATTGCCGAGGCCATCCGGGGCGAGGATTTCGCCGCCGCAATGGCAGGCCTCGCAGGTCTGCGCGCGCCGATTGATGCTTTCTTTGAGGCCGTTCAGGTCAACAGCGACAACGACGTGGTGCGCCGCAATCGCCTGAACCTGCTGAACCGGATCCGCGTGCTTTGCGGCTCGGTCGCCGATCTGACCCGCGTTGAGGGCTAAGAGCGCTCTTCGAGTGTGTGAAACAGGTGGGTAAACGTCGCAGCCCCGAGAATTGGGATCAAGAGGTTCACCAAAGGCACCGACAGCGGGATCGCCATCAGCGTTCCCGCGAGCCAGATGGTGGCGAAATGTTCGCGGCGTAGCTCTTTGGCACCGTCACGGCCAATGCGGCGCATGGCTGCGATAAAGAAATATTCGCGACCCAGAAGGAAGCCGTTCAGTCCCCAGAAGATCAGAGGCGCAAAAGGCGGCAGCGCCAAATAGATCAGCAAAGCCAATATATTGGCTCCGATGAGGACGCCTAGAAAGTTGACCGTATCCTTCATAGCCTCGCTGAACGGTACAGGATCAGCGGGCGGTAGATAGGCGAAATGCCTGTCCTCAACGGCACTCGCAATTCGATCAAGGAAGAGCGACGTAAAGGCCGAAGCCACGGGCACCATCAAAAAGACCGACAGCAGGATGATCGCAAAGAACGAGGTCGCGTTGATGATCCACGCGCCCCATCCACCTTCGCCCATTTGCGCTGCGGCCAGATCGTAGAGGCCGAGCGTATTCAGAACGGCCAAGAGGCCGAAATAAGCTGCGATCAACAGGCCGATTGTCAGCCCAAGCCCCAGAAACAGCACATTGCGAAACCGGGGATCGCCCAGCTGTCCAAGTGCCTTGAAAAAGCTGGAAAATATTACGCCGAGTGCCATGTGACCTTCGCCTCTAGATCGGGACGTGGACGCTCTGGAGGCGCGGATTTCTCGGTGCCGATGTGGATCAGACCCGCCACACGCTCATGCGGTGCAAGGCCGAGGCCTTGTTCGACAAACTCGCGGTCGTGGCTCGCCCAGCCCGACAACCAATTCGCGCCCCATCCGGCGGCCAAGGCTGCGTTCAACAGCGCCAGACAGACGGCACCCGCCGAATAGGTCTGCTCGATCGCGGGGATTTTCTCTGAAATCACAGGGCTTTCGACAACGACCACGGCGAGGCCGCTGGTTTCATATTGCATCGCCCCTTTGTCGATATCGGCTTGGTCTTTGCCCAACCGCGCGCCGCAATCCCGCGCCAATGGGGCGAGCTGCGCCAAAGCCGCGCGGTCCAGAACCATCAAGCGCCAAGGCTCGAGTTTGCCGTGATCCGGCGTGCGCAGTGCGGCCGTCAGGATCGGTTCCAACGCAGCGCGATCAGGCACCGGATCGATCAGCGTCTTTTGCGGTCGGGATCGGCGCGACAAGAGGAAACCGAGGGCGGCTTGGTTGCGGTCAGGCATAAATGACGGGGCCTTTCAAAAAAGTCTTAGGCCAGATGTCATTGTTCCTGACGCGATTTCAACCTTTCGGGGGCGGGTTTTT
This is a stretch of genomic DNA from Cognatishimia activa. It encodes these proteins:
- the glyS gene encoding glycine--tRNA ligase subunit beta yields the protein MPDLLIELFSEEIPARMQARAAEDLKKRVTDGLVAAGLTYAHASSFSTPRRLTLALEGMLAESPTVREERKGPKVGAPEKAIEGFLRGAGLTMDQLEERDTPKGAVYFATIEKTGRPAAEIVAEVLEDTIRNFPWPKAMRWGAGALRWVRPLHSILCLITDEAGATVVPMDVDGIAAGDTTEGHRFMGTGRFAVTSFEDYEARLKRNHVILNATERAEAIWADAQNLAFAQGLEVVEDKGLLAEVAGLVEWPVTLMGDIAEDFLGLPPEVLQTSMKEHQKFFSVKNPKTGRIEKFITVANRETADQGATILAGNQKVLFARLSDAKFFWENDVRIAKTGASEWLEKLTHVTFHNKLGSQGERIDRIAALAREIAPIVGADADLAEKAARWAKADLSSEMVYEFPELQGLMGQYYAEYAGHEAEVAAAATEHYSPLGPSDDVPTAPVSVAVALADKLDVLTGFWAIDEKPTGSKDPFALRRAALGVIRLVLENGVQTKLDRFFDTQLIRHKVKLNEDTLDSGETAMLKDLLTEIARHGVFGAALETVKQKSAESRAPEVVAPVPDISDDLLGFFHDRLKVFLRDQGIRHDVIDACIAMEGNDDIALLVNRAQALQAFLGTDDGENLLQGFKRANNILTQAEEKDGVEYSFGAEVKFAEDAAEKDLFAALDKFEAPIAEAIRGEDFAAAMAGLAGLRAPIDAFFEAVQVNSDNDVVRRNRLNLLNRIRVLCGSVADLTRVEG
- a CDS encoding EI24 domain-containing protein → MALGVIFSSFFKALGQLGDPRFRNVLFLGLGLTIGLLIAAYFGLLAVLNTLGLYDLAAAQMGEGGWGAWIINATSFFAIILLSVFLMVPVASAFTSLFLDRIASAVEDRHFAYLPPADPVPFSEAMKDTVNFLGVLIGANILALLIYLALPPFAPLIFWGLNGFLLGREYFFIAAMRRIGRDGAKELRREHFATIWLAGTLMAIPLSVPLVNLLIPILGAATFTHLFHTLEERS
- a CDS encoding glycine--tRNA ligase subunit alpha, with translation MTDGKPKSFQEIILRLQSYWAAKGCAIMQPYDMEVGAGTFHPATTLRSLGSKPWAAAYVQPSRRPTDGRYGENPNRLQHYYQYQVLIKPSPPNLQELYLGSLEAIGIDMELHDIRFVEDDWESPTLGAWGLGWEVWCDGMEVSQFTYFQQVGGHDCHPVSGELTYGLERLAMYVLGVDHVMDMPFNDPSAPIALTYGDVFKQTEEEYARWNFDVANTEVLLRHFEEAEAECEAILSQEHDDPKTGKRIIMAHPAYDQCIKASHIFNLLDARGVISVTERQAYIGRVRALAKKCADAFVLTEAGGGAAA
- a CDS encoding DUF6446 family protein; this encodes MNGKIVGAFILMTALAAGIALYVFQVYAFYEPVEASGDADVQMTLLASNQPEAILYENFEAIDADSSPIRYRACFTTTMSQPLLTETYKPYDKAVPNVAPGWFDCFNADEIGAALSSGEALAFLGTENIHYGIDRVIAVMPDGRGFAWHQINPCGETVFDGDPAPAGCPPQPEG
- a CDS encoding serine protease, which gives rise to MRFKFLSFVFALLLGAQFASAQSSGVWVQIKARPSLTEATVEAQRYAQDLEDVNGFALGGGWYAIAIGPFDRVTADRRLRDLRRRNLIPRDSYITFSSAFDEQFWPLNTTLGAAPAVAATEEETAVEETATTEVVATPVPVVPVEPEFRDPGETVREARASEDQLNREQKKDLQRLLQWAGFYNSAIDGAYGRGTRNAMAAWQEDNGYEPTGVMSTLQRAEILRAYNAILDGMDMRLVTEFDSGIEIQIPTGVVTKTDPIYPFVTFKPRGDIDAQVILISQDGNRTTLAGLYEIMQTLKIVPLDGDRRLTKNGFTLEGADDEIVSFTEVGLRDGQIKGFTLVWPTGDEERRRRILGEMRTSFTRIGGTLAPDAGLELLDDIDLLSGLEVRRPKFSRTGFFTDGAGTVVTTTEAIGTCQRITVNEDYEAEVVGQEDSLGVAVLRPKERIAPISVATFRASSLPRTSEVAVAGYSFEGLLGAPTLTYGTVQDLRGLGGETELTRLALAPQPGDAGGPVFDIGGNVVGMLMARDTGTRQLPNDVSLKADSDAIQSLLAASGLSAATGDQLGALDPVDLTEYAGEMTVLVSCW
- a CDS encoding nitroreductase family protein — translated: MPDRNQAALGFLLSRRSRPQKTLIDPVPDRAALEPILTAALRTPDHGKLEPWRLMVLDRAALAQLAPLARDCGARLGKDQADIDKGAMQYETSGLAVVVVESPVISEKIPAIEQTYSAGAVCLALLNAALAAGWGANWLSGWASHDREFVEQGLGLAPHERVAGLIHIGTEKSAPPERPRPDLEAKVTWHSA